A genome region from Balneolaceae bacterium includes the following:
- a CDS encoding sterol desaturase family protein produces the protein MKEMEIKNEGQGRMFRNEFLEMLTKAPAPVSASLYTAISLGMVWVAWQRGVAESMGTALGVVLFAFFFWTFFEYVFHRYVNHLDEYFPGSELAHRIAHTLHGIHHEYPRDRERLMMPPVPGLIVIALLYGGFRLAMGDWVYLFMPGFMTGYMIYAYIHICVHRSKVPSVLKTQYRHHAIHHYKHPDKAYGVSTTFWDRVFGTMPSE, from the coding sequence ATGAAAGAGATGGAGATCAAGAACGAAGGCCAGGGCCGGATGTTCCGGAACGAATTCCTGGAGATGCTCACCAAAGCACCCGCCCCCGTATCGGCCAGTCTCTATACAGCCATTTCCCTGGGCATGGTCTGGGTGGCCTGGCAGCGAGGCGTGGCCGAATCGATGGGAACAGCGCTGGGAGTTGTCCTTTTCGCCTTTTTCTTCTGGACCTTCTTTGAGTACGTCTTTCACCGCTATGTGAACCACCTGGATGAGTATTTTCCCGGATCGGAGCTCGCCCACCGCATCGCCCACACCCTGCATGGCATACATCACGAATATCCCCGCGACCGCGAGCGTCTGATGATGCCCCCGGTGCCGGGACTGATCGTCATCGCACTGCTCTACGGAGGCTTCCGACTGGCCATGGGCGACTGGGTCTATCTCTTCATGCCGGGCTTCATGACGGGTTATATGATCTACGCCTACATCCACATCTGCGTACACCGCAGCAAGGTGCCCTCGGTGCTGAAGACGCAGTACCGCCACCACGCCATCCACCACTACAAACACCCGGATAAGGCCTACGGGGTCTCCACCACCTTCTGGGACCGCGTCTTCGGCACCATGCCGTCCGAATAG
- a CDS encoding FtsX-like permease family protein, with protein MNQSPWPLRLLDRLLPDDLRHLAGDLEEEYRRNLREGDGRRALLRLCMQVARSLPFFLGQTLKWNVVMILHYLKTGFRVSRKHLSFSLINVVGLAASMAVCLLILLFIVDQKSYDRFHPQSDRIYRVVTDYKSSSNTGSSLYATTPSSLARILRENYTGVEQAVHIRESFHEELRYGGETLSLGGIYTHPEFLELFGFELLHGNPETALSEPGSILLSAENARRLFGEDTDPVGQTLSAIEGRTYTVTGVIDTDVRTHMDFDAVVPFSTVEDDTGWESGSGEWTSTIYNSFTYLRLAPGAHDRLQAQLPGLVERNYVDSEGESVIREMRLQPITGIALGPNLSNELGIVMPGLIAWFLAGFAAVIILIACFNYVSLTVARGLTRSREVGVRKVMGALPSSILKQFLVESVLISVLALLFALGLLNWLLPQFNSLYFMGMTESQIGRDLLADYGTYVLFLFFSIFIGILAGLYPAWHFTRYQPARVLKGTGTGGGGRPRQTLKKVITVTQFTFSIIFIITSIVLYQQFRYISTTDYGFDEERVLNVDLQDVPYDRMRASLLAQPEVISVGATSVVPALGSIRGAWMVSDSTGQRMRGHHFSVDSSFITTMGIQLLAGRNFNHNLASDSLHAAILGRSAVRALGLQSPAQALGASVTINDTECTVIGVIEDFVSADPTRIGDPIVLRWRPSYFGNAVVKVREGGMEALNGKLEGLWAEAGSSYAPRYEPFAEQLAQSSNVLIFRDFIKIFGLTALFSVLISCLGLLGMAMYAAENRVKEIGIRKVLGATRRQLVLLLSREYLVLIGIAVLIGTPLAWAANSLILSLMSNSISLEPVVFLAGILATTATALLTVTSQTLRATRVKVVDNLRSE; from the coding sequence ATGAATCAATCCCCCTGGCCCCTGCGGCTTCTCGACCGGCTTCTGCCGGACGACCTGCGCCACCTGGCCGGCGATCTGGAGGAGGAGTACCGCCGGAATCTCAGGGAGGGCGACGGCCGCCGCGCCCTGCTCCGGCTCTGCATGCAGGTCGCCCGTTCGCTGCCCTTTTTCCTGGGACAAACCCTCAAATGGAACGTTGTTATGATCCTGCACTACCTGAAAACCGGCTTTCGCGTATCCCGCAAGCATCTCAGCTTCTCGCTGATCAACGTGGTCGGGCTGGCCGCCAGCATGGCCGTCTGCCTGCTGATCCTGTTGTTTATCGTCGACCAGAAGAGCTACGACCGGTTCCATCCGCAGTCGGACCGCATCTACCGGGTGGTCACCGACTACAAGTCGTCAAGCAATACCGGGTCCAGTCTCTACGCCACGACCCCCTCCAGTCTGGCCCGCATCCTCCGGGAAAACTACACCGGTGTTGAGCAGGCCGTGCATATCCGTGAAAGCTTCCACGAGGAGCTCCGGTATGGAGGGGAGACCCTCTCCCTGGGCGGCATCTACACCCATCCCGAATTCCTGGAACTCTTCGGCTTCGAGCTGCTGCACGGCAATCCGGAGACGGCCCTCAGCGAGCCCGGCTCCATCCTGCTCAGCGCCGAAAATGCCCGCCGGCTCTTCGGAGAAGATACCGATCCCGTAGGCCAGACCCTCTCGGCCATCGAGGGACGTACCTACACGGTGACCGGCGTTATCGACACCGACGTGCGTACCCATATGGACTTCGACGCCGTGGTTCCTTTCTCCACCGTGGAAGACGACACCGGCTGGGAATCGGGCAGCGGGGAGTGGACAAGCACCATCTACAACTCCTTCACCTACCTGCGGCTGGCGCCCGGCGCCCATGACCGACTGCAGGCGCAGCTTCCCGGCCTGGTAGAACGCAACTACGTGGACTCCGAGGGCGAGTCGGTCATCCGCGAGATGCGACTGCAGCCCATCACCGGCATCGCCCTGGGACCCAACCTTTCCAACGAACTGGGAATAGTGATGCCCGGCCTCATCGCATGGTTCCTGGCGGGCTTCGCCGCGGTAATCATTCTCATCGCCTGTTTCAACTACGTCAGCCTGACCGTGGCAAGGGGACTGACCCGAAGCCGCGAGGTGGGTGTGCGCAAGGTGATGGGGGCCCTGCCCTCCAGCATTCTCAAGCAGTTCCTGGTTGAATCGGTGCTCATCTCCGTGCTGGCACTGCTCTTTGCCCTGGGGCTGCTCAACTGGCTGCTCCCGCAGTTCAACAGCCTCTACTTCATGGGCATGACGGAAAGCCAGATCGGCCGGGACCTGCTTGCCGACTACGGGACCTACGTTCTGTTCCTGTTCTTCAGCATCTTCATCGGCATCCTGGCCGGCCTCTACCCGGCCTGGCACTTTACGCGATACCAGCCGGCGCGCGTGCTGAAGGGCACCGGCACGGGCGGCGGTGGACGTCCCCGGCAGACGCTCAAGAAGGTGATCACCGTGACCCAGTTCACCTTTTCGATCATATTCATCATTACCTCCATCGTGCTGTACCAACAGTTTCGGTACATTTCCACGACCGACTACGGGTTCGACGAGGAGCGCGTGCTCAACGTGGACCTGCAGGACGTGCCCTACGATCGCATGAGGGCATCGCTCCTCGCCCAACCGGAGGTAATTTCGGTCGGCGCCACCTCGGTGGTCCCGGCCCTGGGCTCCATCCGCGGCGCGTGGATGGTGAGCGATTCGACGGGCCAACGGATGCGCGGCCACCACTTTTCGGTGGACTCCAGTTTCATTACCACCATGGGAATCCAACTGCTGGCCGGTCGCAATTTCAACCACAACCTGGCCTCGGACTCGCTTCACGCCGCCATTTTAGGCCGCTCGGCGGTCCGGGCTCTGGGACTCCAAAGCCCCGCACAAGCCCTGGGCGCCTCCGTGACGATCAACGATACCGAGTGCACCGTCATCGGGGTGATCGAGGATTTCGTCTCGGCCGATCCCACCCGCATCGGTGATCCGATCGTGCTGCGATGGCGACCCAGCTACTTCGGCAACGCCGTGGTGAAGGTGCGCGAGGGGGGTATGGAGGCGCTGAACGGCAAGCTGGAAGGCCTCTGGGCAGAGGCGGGCAGCAGCTACGCCCCACGCTACGAACCCTTCGCCGAGCAGCTCGCGCAAAGCTCGAATGTGCTCATCTTCCGGGATTTCATAAAAATCTTCGGCCTGACGGCCCTGTTCTCCGTGCTGATCTCCTGCCTGGGACTGCTGGGTATGGCCATGTACGCAGCCGAAAATCGAGTGAAGGAGATCGGTATCCGCAAGGTGCTGGGCGCCACACGACGCCAGCTCGTGCTACTGCTCTCCCGGGAGTACCTGGTGCTGATCGGCATCGCGGTGCTGATCGGTACGCCGCTGGCCTGGGCAGCCAATTCGCTGATCCTCTCGCTGATGTCCAACAGCATCAGCCTGGAACCCGTCGTCTTCCTGGCCGGCATCCTGGCCACCACGGCCACAGCCCTGCTCACCGTGACCTCCCAGACGCTGCGCGCCACACGGGTCAAGGTGGTGGACAACCTGCGGAGCGAATAG
- the lipB gene encoding lipoyl(octanoyl) transferase LipB — protein MKTVEVYDLGHAPYRPVWDFQAAVQQRLIDQKKGRREGSGNDVLLFVEHPHVYTLGKSGDQAHLLKGMAELAEIDAEFVEIDRGGDITYHGPGQIVGYPILDLDRHFTDIHKYLRLLEEVIIRTCGDYGIEAGRIEGLTGVWTGERKICAMGIRCSRWVTMHGFALNVNTDLDYFGHIVPCGITDKEVTSLQALLGREVDPAEVKERLLVHFAEVFEVRTERVRTLPELEAQFSYLKKAPAGAAHTQHS, from the coding sequence ATGAAGACCGTCGAGGTATACGACCTGGGACACGCCCCCTACCGCCCGGTATGGGATTTCCAGGCGGCGGTGCAGCAGCGGCTTATCGACCAGAAAAAGGGGCGGCGCGAGGGTTCCGGCAACGACGTGCTGCTCTTTGTGGAGCATCCCCACGTCTATACACTGGGCAAGAGCGGCGACCAGGCCCACCTGCTGAAAGGCATGGCGGAGCTGGCCGAGATCGACGCCGAGTTTGTGGAGATCGACCGGGGCGGCGACATCACCTACCACGGGCCGGGACAGATCGTGGGCTATCCCATCCTGGACCTCGACCGGCATTTCACCGACATCCACAAGTACCTGCGCCTGCTGGAAGAGGTAATTATCCGCACCTGCGGCGACTACGGCATCGAGGCCGGCCGTATCGAGGGACTTACCGGCGTCTGGACGGGCGAGCGCAAGATATGCGCCATGGGCATACGCTGCTCGCGCTGGGTGACCATGCACGGCTTCGCCCTCAACGTGAACACCGACCTGGACTACTTCGGCCATATCGTGCCCTGCGGAATCACCGACAAGGAGGTCACCAGCCTGCAGGCGCTGCTTGGACGGGAGGTGGATCCCGCCGAGGTGAAGGAGCGTCTGCTGGTCCACTTCGCCGAGGTCTTCGAGGTGCGCACCGAAAGGGTACGCACGCTGCCTGAACTGGAGGCGCAATTTTCCTATCTTAAGAAGGCACCTGCAGGGGCCGCGCACACGCAGCATTCCTAA
- a CDS encoding PadR family transcriptional regulator, whose protein sequence is MDILTRMEELLLLVVWKLEDEAYGLAIRNRLNVLTGSDHSVGAVYTPLKRMARRGFLETWEGDPTEERGGRSKRFYKLTPKGVHALRQVRSLTESAWSDLPAQVFGLTLRTS, encoded by the coding sequence ATGGACATTCTGACGCGCATGGAGGAGTTGCTCCTGCTTGTGGTATGGAAACTGGAAGATGAGGCGTACGGCCTGGCTATCCGCAATCGGCTAAATGTACTGACCGGCAGTGACCATTCGGTAGGGGCGGTTTACACCCCACTGAAACGAATGGCGCGCCGCGGATTTCTCGAAACGTGGGAGGGCGATCCCACCGAGGAGCGCGGGGGTCGCTCCAAACGATTCTACAAGCTGACCCCCAAAGGTGTACACGCCCTCCGGCAGGTTCGCAGCCTGACCGAATCGGCCTGGAGTGATTTACCCGCCCAGGTCTTTGGACTCACCCTCAGAACCTCCTGA
- a CDS encoding peptidase M61 → MIRLYATLLLLPFLLAGCSGSSENTTVTYDVRFPNAVHNEAEITLTLENLSGPTVRFTMSRTSPGRYALHEFAKNVYRVHAVDGEGDTLDIHRPDLHNWIVSGHDGTVRFTYTLFARHADGTYSGVNEQHAHLNIPATFAWAGSLEERPVRVNFHPPEGSDWDVATQLRPEGGYSFSAPDLDYFLDSPTELSAQQVESWTVSSDTASYEIRLAVHHNGTSEEVARYADMARKVVDEQIAVFGEPAPFDYGSYTFIADYLPYVYGDGMEHRNSTVLTSGRALAGDGALGNLGTLSHEFFHSWNVERIRPASLEPFDFMEANVTGTLWFAEGFTSYYDDLTIRRAGLYDDARYARGIGNLLSGVINAPGRRYYTPVQMSMQAPFVDAATSVDAQNKDNTFVSYYSWGAAIGLGLDLSLRSQFEDLTLDDYMREVWRRYGVTEQPYQIADLRETLAEVTGDSAFAADYFHRYIYGRGVPDYERLLAKAGFLLIRSNPGAAVLQFGGNKIDFEAGEAVISDNTLVGSPLYEAGLDEGDRLLSLGGRAISDAQVLNRLLASRAPGDTLQVRWTSLGEEYSGELVLAEDPSLEVVPYEDAGRELTEAMRAFRSSWLGSRAGNGGG, encoded by the coding sequence ATGATCCGTTTGTATGCCACCCTTCTGCTGCTCCCCTTCCTGCTGGCCGGCTGCTCCGGCAGCTCCGAAAACACTACGGTAACCTACGACGTGCGCTTCCCCAACGCCGTCCACAACGAAGCGGAGATCACCCTTACCCTGGAGAATCTGTCCGGTCCCACCGTGCGTTTCACCATGAGCCGCACATCGCCGGGCCGTTACGCCCTCCATGAATTCGCCAAGAACGTCTACCGCGTGCATGCGGTGGACGGGGAGGGGGACACCCTTGATATCCACCGTCCCGATCTGCACAACTGGATCGTCAGCGGACACGACGGGACCGTGCGCTTCACCTACACCCTCTTCGCACGCCATGCCGACGGCACCTATTCGGGCGTAAACGAGCAGCATGCCCACCTGAATATTCCGGCCACCTTTGCCTGGGCGGGCAGCCTGGAGGAGCGTCCCGTCCGCGTTAATTTCCACCCGCCGGAGGGGAGCGACTGGGATGTTGCCACGCAGCTGCGGCCGGAGGGCGGCTACAGTTTCAGCGCCCCGGACCTGGACTATTTTCTGGACAGTCCCACCGAACTGAGCGCGCAGCAGGTGGAGAGCTGGACCGTCTCCTCCGATACGGCCAGCTATGAGATCCGCCTGGCGGTGCATCACAACGGCACTTCCGAAGAAGTGGCCCGCTACGCCGACATGGCCCGGAAGGTGGTGGACGAGCAGATCGCCGTTTTTGGCGAGCCGGCCCCCTTCGACTATGGCAGCTACACGTTCATCGCCGACTACCTGCCCTACGTCTACGGCGACGGCATGGAGCACCGCAACTCCACCGTTCTTACCAGCGGCCGCGCGTTGGCGGGCGACGGCGCCCTGGGCAACCTGGGCACCCTGTCGCACGAGTTTTTTCACTCCTGGAATGTGGAGCGCATTCGTCCGGCCAGCCTGGAACCCTTCGACTTCATGGAGGCCAACGTCACGGGCACGCTCTGGTTCGCCGAGGGCTTTACGAGCTACTACGACGATCTTACCATACGGCGCGCGGGCCTCTACGACGATGCGCGCTATGCACGGGGCATCGGCAACCTGCTCAGCGGGGTGATCAACGCCCCCGGACGCCGCTACTACACCCCCGTGCAGATGAGCATGCAGGCCCCCTTCGTGGATGCCGCCACCTCGGTGGATGCCCAGAACAAGGACAATACCTTCGTCTCCTACTACTCCTGGGGGGCGGCTATTGGACTGGGACTGGACCTGAGTCTGCGGTCACAGTTTGAGGACCTTACACTGGACGATTACATGCGTGAGGTGTGGCGCCGGTACGGGGTGACCGAGCAGCCCTACCAGATTGCCGACCTGAGGGAGACCCTTGCAGAGGTGACGGGCGACTCCGCCTTCGCGGCTGACTATTTCCACCGCTACATCTACGGCCGCGGGGTGCCCGACTACGAGCGTCTGCTGGCCAAGGCCGGCTTCCTGCTGATACGCTCCAACCCCGGAGCGGCCGTGCTGCAGTTCGGCGGCAACAAAATCGATTTCGAGGCGGGCGAGGCGGTGATATCGGACAACACCCTGGTGGGCAGCCCGCTCTACGAGGCGGGACTGGACGAGGGGGACCGACTGCTGTCGCTGGGCGGACGTGCGATTTCCGACGCGCAGGTGCTCAACCGCCTGCTGGCCTCCCGGGCGCCCGGCGACACCTTGCAGGTGCGCTGGACGTCTCTTGGGGAGGAATATTCAGGCGAGCTGGTGTTGGCCGAAGATCCCAGCCTGGAGGTGGTGCCCTACGAGGATGCCGGTCGAGAGCTTACCGAGGCCATGCGTGCCTTTCGCAGCTCCTGGCTGGGCAGCAGGGCCGGCAACGGAGGAGGGTGA
- a CDS encoding peptide chain release factor 3 has translation MSTTETLTEKQKRIEEEARRRRTFAIISHPDAGKTTLTEKLLLYGGAIHEAGSIRQRKASRFAASDWMAIEKERGISVTSSVLRFENNGIKYNLLDTPGHKDFSEDTLRTLVAADTALMVIDVAKGVEEQTEKLFEVCKMREIPIITFVNKCDRPGLEPLDVISNIEGQLGIEPVPASWPLGYGKDFQGIYDLIGNQLYLHRKEKHGAKKAETALVGLEEGLEQATLSDFEKEKFHEEVLLTEDMYEMMDRESYLQGKCTPVFFGSALNNFGLDVFLKYFADMANTPQPYADEEGVERVLTDDFSGFVFKMQANMNPDHRDCAAFVRITSGKFERGLEVTQADNGKQVKMSTPHTLMGDERHILEEAWPGDVVSLFNPGSFRIGTTIYKDKPVRFNVIPLFTPEHFMKCSTKDPFQRKQLREGLKQLAEEGVVHVFEVPHGVGNELLLGTVGALQFDVVKHRMATEYNCELNMSSVSYHAARWLPEDEKLIDKLESSYSTHVTKDMEENPIVLFDSAYALNQAEEKVGAENLFKFKQ, from the coding sequence ATGTCCACGACCGAAACCCTTACCGAAAAGCAGAAACGCATAGAGGAGGAGGCGCGCCGTCGCCGCACCTTTGCGATTATTTCGCACCCCGACGCCGGAAAGACCACCCTCACCGAAAAGCTGCTGCTCTACGGGGGCGCCATCCACGAGGCGGGATCCATCCGCCAGCGGAAGGCTTCCCGCTTCGCCGCCTCCGACTGGATGGCCATCGAGAAGGAACGCGGCATTTCGGTGACCTCCTCCGTGCTCCGTTTCGAAAACAACGGGATCAAGTACAACCTGCTGGACACCCCTGGGCACAAGGACTTTTCGGAGGACACCCTGCGCACCCTGGTGGCGGCCGACACCGCCCTGATGGTCATTGACGTGGCCAAGGGCGTGGAGGAACAGACCGAGAAGCTCTTTGAGGTCTGTAAGATGCGGGAGATTCCCATCATCACCTTCGTCAACAAGTGCGACCGCCCCGGTCTGGAGCCATTGGATGTGATAAGCAATATCGAGGGTCAGCTGGGTATCGAGCCGGTGCCCGCTTCCTGGCCGCTGGGCTACGGAAAGGATTTCCAGGGCATTTACGATCTGATCGGCAACCAGCTCTACCTGCACCGCAAGGAGAAACACGGGGCCAAGAAGGCCGAAACGGCGCTTGTGGGACTGGAGGAGGGCCTGGAGCAGGCCACTCTCTCCGATTTCGAAAAGGAAAAATTCCACGAGGAGGTGCTGCTGACCGAGGACATGTACGAGATGATGGACCGTGAGTCCTATCTGCAGGGTAAATGCACCCCTGTCTTCTTCGGTTCGGCCCTGAACAATTTCGGGCTGGATGTATTCTTGAAATATTTTGCCGACATGGCCAATACGCCGCAGCCCTATGCCGACGAGGAGGGTGTGGAGCGGGTGCTGACGGACGATTTCTCGGGATTCGTCTTCAAGATGCAGGCCAACATGAATCCTGACCACCGCGATTGCGCGGCCTTCGTGCGGATCACCTCGGGGAAATTCGAGCGGGGACTGGAGGTCACCCAGGCCGACAACGGCAAGCAGGTGAAAATGTCCACCCCGCACACCCTGATGGGCGATGAGCGCCACATTCTGGAGGAAGCCTGGCCCGGCGACGTGGTTTCCCTCTTTAATCCCGGCTCCTTCCGCATCGGCACCACTATCTACAAGGACAAGCCGGTGCGCTTCAACGTCATTCCTCTCTTTACCCCCGAGCATTTTATGAAATGTTCGACCAAGGACCCCTTCCAGCGGAAGCAGCTGCGCGAGGGACTGAAGCAGCTGGCCGAGGAGGGCGTGGTGCACGTCTTCGAGGTGCCCCACGGGGTGGGCAACGAACTGCTCCTGGGCACGGTCGGGGCCCTGCAGTTCGACGTGGTCAAGCACCGCATGGCTACCGAGTACAACTGCGAGCTGAACATGTCCAGCGTCTCCTACCACGCCGCCCGCTGGCTGCCAGAAGACGAGAAGCTCATCGACAAGCTGGAGAGCAGCTACTCCACCCACGTTACCAAAGACATGGAGGAGAACCCCATCGTGCTATTCGACAGCGCCTACGCGCTCAACCAGGCTGAGGAGAAGGTGGGTGCGGAGAACCTCTTCAAGTTCAAGCAGTAG
- the lpdA gene encoding dihydrolipoyl dehydrogenase → MAKEFDLCVIGSGPGGYVAAIRASQLGFKTAIVEKRHLGGVCLNIGCIPTKALLRSAEVYESIANASDYGVKVEGYSADFEGMVKRSRNVADKMSKGVQFLMKANKIEVFEGKGVFESAGQIKVEDEDGKTLEQIKADKFIIATGARPRELPGLEIDNEAIIGYEKAMKMEKQPKKMVIIGAGAIGVEFAYFYHSIGTEVTLVELQDSLVPVEDKDIGKELGKIYKKKGMDIRTGCTVDKVEKKKGGVKVTIKDAGDDSTETVDADVVLSAVGVTGNVEGIGLDEIGVKYEKGTIEVDKSTYQTSVENIYAIGDVAGAPWLAHKASHEGIHCVEKMAGEDPLPIDYNNIPGCTYCEPQIASVGYTEEQAKEEGYDIKVGKFPFSASGKAAGLGHEEGFVKVIFDDKYGEWLGCHMIGAHVTELIAEAVVARDLETTGHEIIAAQHPHPTMSEAVMEAVAEAYGEGVHLGSKPKKK, encoded by the coding sequence ATGGCTAAAGAATTTGACCTCTGTGTAATCGGATCGGGACCTGGCGGCTATGTGGCGGCCATCCGCGCTTCGCAACTGGGATTTAAAACGGCAATTGTCGAGAAACGTCACCTGGGCGGGGTCTGCCTGAACATCGGCTGTATACCCACCAAGGCGCTGCTCCGCTCGGCCGAGGTGTACGAAAGCATTGCCAACGCTTCTGATTACGGCGTGAAGGTGGAGGGATACTCCGCCGATTTCGAGGGCATGGTCAAGCGCTCCCGGAACGTAGCCGACAAGATGAGCAAAGGCGTGCAGTTTCTGATGAAGGCCAACAAGATTGAGGTTTTTGAAGGCAAGGGCGTCTTTGAATCCGCCGGCCAGATTAAGGTAGAGGACGAGGACGGCAAGACCCTTGAGCAGATCAAGGCCGACAAGTTTATCATTGCCACCGGCGCGCGCCCCCGCGAGCTGCCCGGCCTGGAGATCGACAATGAGGCCATCATCGGTTACGAGAAAGCCATGAAGATGGAGAAGCAGCCCAAGAAAATGGTCATCATCGGCGCCGGTGCCATCGGGGTGGAGTTCGCCTACTTTTACCACTCCATCGGCACCGAGGTCACGCTTGTGGAGCTCCAGGACAGCCTGGTACCCGTAGAGGACAAGGATATCGGCAAGGAGCTGGGCAAGATCTACAAGAAGAAGGGCATGGACATCCGCACCGGCTGCACGGTGGACAAGGTGGAGAAGAAGAAGGGCGGCGTGAAGGTGACCATCAAGGACGCGGGGGACGATTCTACCGAAACCGTGGACGCCGACGTGGTTCTCTCCGCTGTGGGCGTCACCGGCAATGTGGAGGGCATCGGCCTCGACGAGATCGGCGTCAAGTATGAGAAGGGCACCATCGAGGTGGACAAGAGCACCTACCAGACCAGCGTGGAGAACATCTACGCCATCGGGGACGTGGCTGGCGCACCCTGGCTGGCCCACAAGGCCTCCCACGAAGGCATTCACTGCGTGGAGAAGATGGCCGGCGAGGATCCCCTCCCCATCGACTACAACAACATTCCCGGCTGTACCTACTGTGAGCCTCAGATCGCCTCCGTCGGCTACACCGAAGAGCAGGCCAAAGAGGAGGGCTACGATATCAAGGTGGGCAAGTTCCCCTTTTCGGCCAGCGGCAAGGCGGCGGGACTGGGACATGAGGAGGGCTTTGTAAAGGTCATTTTCGACGACAAGTACGGCGAGTGGCTGGGCTGTCACATGATCGGCGCCCACGTCACCGAACTCATCGCCGAGGCCGTGGTGGCCCGCGACCTGGAAACCACGGGCCACGAAATTATTGCCGCCCAGCACCCGCACCCCACCATGTCGGAGGCCGTCATGGAGGCTGTGGCCGAGGCCTACGGCGAGGGCGTGCACCTGGGCAGCAAGCCCAAGAAGAAGTAA
- a CDS encoding DUF72 domain-containing protein has product MAITRYHIGCTGWSLKEWTGRFFTDDARPEQFLTQYASVFNAVEGNTTFYGVPDQETVRNWGRCTPDGFKFCFKFHRSLTHVGELAGSEEEVLRFLEVFDPIAERLGPFHIQLPTHFSPEQFPKLERLLGMLPRTYAYAVEVRHPGFFDHGRVENRLNRLLKSYNVDRVTFDTRKLHAMPAVDPTVAEAKKKKPKLPVRFETTGSRPFVRFVGANDALNNETYLKEWAIVAADWIREGLHPYIFTHSPDRVSQPSIARAFHRMLGELIEMEPMPPWPVERQDEQLDLF; this is encoded by the coding sequence ATGGCCATAACCAGATATCATATCGGATGCACAGGCTGGAGCCTGAAAGAATGGACGGGACGGTTCTTTACCGACGACGCCCGCCCGGAGCAGTTCCTGACTCAGTACGCCAGTGTCTTTAACGCCGTGGAGGGCAATACCACCTTCTACGGGGTGCCCGACCAGGAAACCGTACGCAATTGGGGGCGTTGCACACCCGACGGCTTCAAGTTCTGTTTCAAGTTTCACCGCTCCCTTACCCACGTGGGAGAACTGGCCGGCTCAGAGGAAGAGGTGCTGCGCTTCCTGGAGGTTTTCGATCCCATCGCCGAGCGGCTGGGACCTTTTCATATTCAGCTTCCGACCCATTTCTCCCCGGAGCAGTTCCCGAAGCTGGAGCGTCTGCTGGGCATGCTGCCGCGCACCTACGCCTATGCCGTGGAGGTGCGCCACCCCGGCTTTTTCGACCACGGCCGTGTGGAGAACCGGCTGAACCGCCTTCTCAAAAGCTACAACGTGGACCGGGTAACTTTCGACACACGCAAGCTGCACGCCATGCCGGCGGTCGATCCCACCGTTGCGGAGGCGAAAAAAAAGAAACCGAAGCTGCCGGTGCGTTTTGAGACCACCGGCTCCAGGCCTTTCGTACGCTTCGTAGGGGCCAACGATGCCCTGAACAACGAAACCTACCTGAAGGAGTGGGCCATCGTGGCGGCCGACTGGATCCGCGAGGGGCTACACCCCTACATTTTCACCCACTCCCCCGACCGCGTGAGCCAGCCCTCCATCGCCCGCGCCTTCCACCGCATGCTTGGCGAGCTGATCGAGATGGAGCCCATGCCCCCCTGGCCCGTGGAGCGGCAGGACGAGCAGCTGGATCTCTTCTAG